A window from Physeter macrocephalus isolate SW-GA chromosome 11, ASM283717v5, whole genome shotgun sequence encodes these proteins:
- the LOC102979336 gene encoding 60S ribosomal protein L23a-like gives MAPKSKKEAPAPPKAEAKPKALKAKKAVLKGVHSHKKKKIWTSPTFRWPKTLRLRRQPTYPRKSAPRRNKLDHYAIIKFPLTTESAMKKIEDNNTLVFTVDVKANKHQIKQAAKKLYDTDVAKVNTLIRHDGEKAYVRLAPDYDALDVANKIGII, from the coding sequence ATGGCGCCAAAGTCGAAGAAggaagcccctgcccctcccaaagCCGAAGCCAAACCAAAGGCTTTGAAGGCCAAGAAAGCAGTGCTGAAAGGCGtacacagccacaaaaaaaagaagatctgGACATCACCCACCTTCCGATGGCCCAAAACACTGCGGCTCAGGAGGCAGCCCACATATCCTCGGAAGAGCGCCCCTAGGAGAAACAAGCTTGACCACTATGCCATCATCAAGTTCCCCCTCACCACCGAGTCAGccatgaagaaaatagaagacaacAACACACTGGTGTTCACTGTGGATGTCAAGGCCAACAAGCACCAAATTAAACAGGCTGCGAAGAAGCTCTATGACACTGACGTGGCTAAGGTCAACACCCTGATCAGGCATGATGGAGAGAAGGCATATGTTCGACTGGCTCCTGACTATGATGCTTTGGATGTTGCCAACAAAATTGGGATCATCTAA